From a region of the Sebastes umbrosus isolate fSebUmb1 chromosome 10, fSebUmb1.pri, whole genome shotgun sequence genome:
- the zc3h15 gene encoding zinc finger CCCH domain-containing protein 15, producing MPPKKPAAQPTGNKKTQEKKKEKIIEDKTFGLKNKKGAKQQKFIKNVTQQVKQAPKPTDGKKTDKKKELDELNELFKPVVAAQKVAKGVDPKSVLCAFFKQGQCTKGDKCKFSHDLSMERKCEKRSLYVDERDDELEKDTMENWDEKKLEEVINKKHGEAEKKKAKTQIVCKHFLDAIENNKYGWFWSCPVGGDICMYRHALPPGFVLKKDKKKEEKEDEISLEELIENERAALGAHVTRITLETFLAWKKRKRQDKVDKAREEMEKKKADFKAGKSLVVSGREVFEFRPDLIDEDDEEATEYAGYASDEDEDQEEETDSTEIQDIDVSRFIPQEVDNTGITVASMDRFTSRKKAQPTVTDNEEQLNGACGGAEANGLSGEDGVGEDEEEEEEEEEVPVDENLFTGEDLEELDEELNTLAMED from the exons ATGCCTCCGAAGAAACCCGCCGCCCAGCCAACGGGGAATAAAAAGActcaggagaagaagaaggagaagattATAGAG gACAAGACATTTGGCTTGAAGAACAAGAAAGGGGCCAAACAGCAGAAGTTCATCAAGAACGTTACTCAGCAAGTCAAACAAGCTCCCAAACCG ACTGATGGAAAGAAGACGGATAAGAAGAAGGAGTTGGACGAACTCAACGAGTTGTTTAAACCCGTGGTCGCTGCTCAGAAAGTCGCCAAAG GTGTTGACCCAAAGTCGGTGCTGTGTGCGTTCTTCAAGCAGGGTCAGTGTACTAAAGGAGACAAGTGTAAGTTCAGCCACGATCTGTCGATGGAGAGGAAATGTGAGAAGAGAAGCCTCTACGTGGATGAAAGAGACGACGAGCTGGAGAAAG ACACTATGGAGAACTGGGACGAGAAGAAGCTGGAGGAGGTGATCAACAAAAAACACGGAGAGGCGGAGAAGAAGAAAGCCAAAACACAAATC GTGTGTAAGCACTTCCTGGACGCCATAGAGAACAATAAGTACGGCTGGTTCTGGTCGTGTCCGGTGGGGGGCGACATCTGCATGTACCGGCACGCTCTGCCGCCCGGTTTCGTACTGaagaaagacaagaagaaggaggagaaagaggacgAGATCTCGCTGGAGGAACTGATAGAAAACGAG CGAGCAGCTCTGGGCGCTCACGTGACTCGGATCACCCTGGAGACTTTCCTGGCTtggaagaagaggaaaaggcAGGACAAG GTTGACAAAGcgagggaggagatggagaagaagaaggccGACTTCAAGGCTGGGAAATCGCTAGTG GTGAGCGGGCGCGAGGTGTTCGAGTTCCGTCCAGATTTGATCGACGAGGACGACGAAGAAGCCACCGAGTATGCCGGGTATGCCAGCGATGAAGATGAAGACCAGGAGGAAGAG ACTGATTCTACAGAGATCCAGGACATAGACGTATCCCGATTTATTCCACAAGAGGTCGACAACACAGGCATCACCGTAGCATCCATGGACCGCTTCACCTCGAGGAAAAAGGCTCAGCCGACGGTAACCGACAACG AGGAGCAGCTGAACGGAGCTTGCGGTGGCGCCGAGGCCAACGGGCTTTCGGGGGAGGACGGCGTaggggaggacgaggaggaggaggaggaagaagaggaggtacCGGTGGATGAGAACCTGTTCACGGGAGAAgatctggaggagctggacgAGGAGCTCAACACACTGGCGATGGAAGACTGA